Below is a genomic region from Chitinivibrionia bacterium.
CCGCATTTCCTTTTATGGAATGGAATACCCTAAAAAGCGATTGCACTGTAGTTTCGTCATACCCGTTGCTTCGCAAACTCATCAGATTTTGAACAACATTACACAAATCGTCCATTGCTTCGTCTATGAAACCAATCATCATCTCTAAATCAGCGTTATTGTCTTGCCCCATTCAATCCTCCAAATAGAATATTCGCTAACAAAATAATTTATTCCAGAACCAGATTTCAATAAAATCTTGATTTTTCTGTTAATTTTGATATTTTCTGTAGATATTTTTCCTCAAAATCCCGACCAATTCGGCTGTTCCGCTGTTCCGCAGGCGGTTATATTTATAACTCGCCCGTCGCTTATGCGAATTGCCGCAATGTCTCTGCTGTTGCCGCGATTTTGCGAAAAAATTATGTGCGAGCCGTCGGGAGACCAACTCGGAGACTCGTGCGATCCGTCAACTCCCAATGTCAAAAGCACCTCTTCCTGTCTGCCGTCCACCGCGCTCACAGCTATGATGTTTCTGCCGCCGCGACGAGCCGTGTATGCAATATAAAGACCATCGGGAGACCAAGTCGGAGAGTCGTGGTGCGAGCCGCCGAATGTCAACCGCCGCATATTTGAGCCCGTCCTGTCCATAATATAAATCTGCGGATTTCCCGACCTGTCCGATACAAACGCTATGTTGTGTCCGTTAGGCGCCCAACGCGGCGATGTGCTTATCGAGGGCGGATTTACCGTAAGTTGTTGCGGATTTAAGCCGTCTCTTCCAACCGTATAAACTTCCATATTACCGCCTTTGGAAGAAGCGTAAGCAATTCGTCCCGTGATTTCCGACCAATTCGGCGAACTTTCGACCCTGCGGGAAGCAACGACCGCTCTTCGAGTGCCGTCGCGCAAATTAAGCGAGAAAATGTCGGGCTTGCCTCTTTCAAAAGATATATATAAAATATTCTGCCTGCCCATAAAAGACGGCAAAATGTTTATTCCGCTGTTTGTGAGCCGTCTGCGATTATGCCCGTCAAAGTCGCTGATAACGATATTTTTTACGCCCTCAGCAGTATTTTCCACAAACAGGATTTGCGTTTCGTAAGGACCTTTTGAGCCTAAAAGCGTTTGATGAACAAGCGAACTGAATTTGTGCGCAATCGCCCGAGTATCATTTTTGTGAAACGCGTATCTCTGCCCCACAATTGCGCCGTGGCTTGTCGCTTCGCGCAGGTATATTTCGATGATCATAGTGTCGCCTTCTATGCTGTATTGCCCCGATATATAGACGGGAACTCCGTTTTCCGCAAGAGTGGCGCTGTCGGCTGTATTTAATCTCCTGACAGAAAAATCGCCCGTAAAATTCAAGTTTTCCGCAATCACCCGCCACGGATGAGCAGTTCGAGCGACCTCGCTTCCCTCCATCGGCTGAAACATAACTATACCTATCGGAATAACGCCGCTCGCGTCCGCCGTAATTTCGAGAGCAACCGTACTTTGCGGGTGCATTTGAGCAAGCACCCCAAAACACAAAGGTAGCGCTAAAAATATTATTGTAAGAATTACTTTCTTCATAATTTCTCCTCCATTTTGGCAGGAAAATACTATTTGCCAACAAAAAAAAGGGCAAACTCGCAAGTTTGCCCTTAAAACAACTAAAAAAGTCTATCTATTCATTCTAAACACATTCCCTGCTTACTTGTCTTCCGTTTTCAAAAACTTGCACTTCTACAAGCCGTCCAATATTATACCACTCAAATCGCCCGTGCTTTTCGTCTTTTTGGTAGTATTCAACCTTTTTAAGTTGCCCATTGCCGTCATATTCTTCAAATCTGCCGTCTTTTTTGCCGTCTTTATAATTTTCTACTTTTTCAAGCCCGCTTTCATTGTAATACTTCCATTCTCCGTGTTTTTGCCCATCTTTGTTATTCCCATCCGATAAGAGTTGCCCGTTTTCGTGATACATCTCAAACTTCCCGTGGTGTTTTCCGTCTTTACAGTATAATACCCAGCAAAGTTGATTTTTTTTGTAGTAATACTCTTGTTTTTCAACTTGTCTTTCAAGTTGGTTGTTTTTGTAATAATACTCGTAATAACAAATACAACTATCTTTGTAAGGGTCTTCGTAATAACCATACATTGTTTCTTTTTTCAACACTCCGTTTTCGTAATAAAATCTTCCCCAATATCCCTCTCTACGACCGTTTCTATAATTTCCTGTAATTTTACAAACAATCCTCCAGTCCAACGAGTGTTTTTTTTCGGGAAATCCCACTTCCCATTCCCCTTCTTGTTTGCCATTTATGTAATTTCCGCGCGCTGTAAATCTATCTCCTTTGTCGTTTGGGGTATAGCGTTCTTCCCATACACCGTCCTTAATATCGTTTAAATAAGTTCCTTTGCTGTAAACATTATACCAAACCATATCATCTTTTACTGCATCGCTCCAATAATCATTCCGAAAACCGACACCTTTCGTCTCTTCCCATACGCCGTGTTTTACGCCGTGTTCATAATGCCCGTGTCCGTGCAGTATTCCATTTACAGTGCAATGCAAATACTCCCCGTGCATTTTATCGTTTTTGTAGTTTATTTTTTTTAGTGTATCACGCCCATTTTTAGTTTTCCCAAATATTTCCTCTTTAATGAGTTCGCCGTTTTTGTAATATTCCTCTTTTTCAGTATTTCCGTTTTTATCACGGATTATATACTTCCCGTTTTTCTGACCTGTCATCAACTCGCTAAAAAATCCCATAAGCCCCTCCGTTCAATTAACTTTTACATATTTATACACTGGACAATCTTCGTGATTATTTGATTTACACAAATTTTCTCCGACATCAGACGGCAGTTTTTTGCCGCTCGCTTTACAATAATAACCATACACATACTCGTGAAATGGACAATTCATAAACAACCTCCTAGAAGTTTATTGTTAAAAAAAATTCTAGCAGAAACAATCAACGGCTGTTCTGCCAAAACATAATTTTGCAACAAACTACGAATAGACCTTTTCATTGATAATAAACAACCAACTAACGGGTGGCAGACAGAACAGCCAATAAGGCAGTTCGCCAACCATAAAGTAGGTTGAATAAGAAATTTATGAAAAGCGGAGACAAAATCTCCACTATTCATAGTTTGTTGCGGTGAAAATATAATTTATTTCTGCGGTAGTATGGGGATTTTTTTTGTGTATTGTGTTTTTTTACTATATGGCAATTAGTATTTTATCAGCAAATAAGGAGGATAATATTGACAAACAATAATAACACCCCAATAAAATCGACAGAAAACAGCGAAATAAGCGTCGATATTTATAATAACATACGAAACACACTCGTAAAAGCGCGAACAAAAGCATATACCGCAATAAATTTTGCAATGGTTGAGGCGTATTGGAATATAGGACAGCAAATAGAAGAAGCCGTCGGCGAACGCGCTGAGTATGGTAAAGAGCTGTTGAAATACTTATCAGTGCAATTAATTTCAGAGTTTGGAAAAGGATTTGATGAGAGAAGTTTGCGACGAATGCGCCAGTTTTTTCAAACTTTTTCAATTCGGGACACACTGTGGCCCGAATTGAATTGGTCGCATTATCGACTACTGATAAAGATTGAAGATAAATCGCGCAGAGAATTTTACGCGCAAGAATGTGCAAAAGAATTTTGGAGCGTTCGCCAATTAGAACGGCAGATTAACTCGTTTTTTTACGAGCGACTGCTCGCAACGCAAAAAAGCGGCAAGGAAAGCGTTAGGCGCGAAATCCAAACGCTTGAGCCAAAAACTACCCCTGATTATATCCTAAAAGACCCTTACATTTTGGAATTTCTCGACCTTAAAGAAAACCGCGATTATCACGAAAGCGAATTGGAGCAAAAACTTATCGACAAACTTCAGGATTTTATGCTTGAACTCGGAAAAGGTTTTTCTTTCGTGGCTCGACAAAAACGAATAACTACTGAAGGCGGCGAGCATTATTACATCGACCTTGTTTTTTATAATTATATATTAAAATGCTTTGTTGTCGTTGACCTTAAAACAAACAAACTGACTTATCAGGATGTCGGGCAAATCGATTTTTATGTGCGTTTATTTGACGATAAGGTCAAACAGGCAAATGACAACCCGACAATCGGAATTATTCTCTGCGCAAGCAAGGACGAAAGCATTGTTAAATATTCCGTGCTCGCCGACAATGAAAATCTTTTTGCCTCGCAATATATGCTGTATTTGCCGACGGAAGAGGAATTGAAACTCGAATTAAAGCGAGAACGAGAACTGATAGAATTACAGCAAACAACGGAATTTTAGGAGAAACTATGCAAAAAACGCCAAAATCGCTTCGCCTCAACATTGGGCTTTTCGGCAAAACAAACGTCGGGAAATCGTCTTTCTTGAATATGATAACTGGGCAGGCAACGTCTATAGTAAGCGAAATTCACGGAACTACCACCGACATCGTCGAAAAACCGATGGAACTTTTGCCTATCGGTCCCGTTTTATTTTTGGACACCGCAGGGCTCGACGACAAATCCGATTTAGGCGAAAAACGCATTTCCCGCACCCAAAACGCAATCAAGCGCGCCGACATCGCAATAATAATAACCACCGCCGAATACGACAAAACCGACATCGAAATAGCCAAAAACATAGCCGCCGAAAACATTCCGCTGATAATTGTTTTCAATAAATCGGATATTGCAGAGCCGAGCGACAAAGCAAAAAGCGAATTTGAGAAATTGGGCAAAATCATCGTTGTTTCAAGCACCGACAAAAGCAAAAAAGAGCAAAACATTGTCGCGTTCAAAGAAAAACTACTCGAAATCGTTCCCGACGAATTTATTATCCCTCCTCCTCTTTTAAGCGATGTTGTAAACGCGGAAAAACACGTTGTGCTTATTGTTCCCATAGACATTCAAGCCCCAAAAGGTCGCCTGATACTCCCGCAAGTTCAAGCAATTCGCGATATTTTGGACGTAAATGCCGTAGTTTCAATAACGCAAGAAAACACCTACAAACAACTTTTACAAAACCTAAAAACTCCCCCCGATTTGGTAGTTTGCGATAGTCAAGTGGTGGATTTTACGGCAAAAAACACTCCCGAAGGCATAAATTTAACCACTTTTTCCATAGTTTTCGCAAGAAACAAAGGCGATTTATCGACATTTATTGAGGGCGCAAAGGCAATAGCAAAATTAACGTCCGAAGATAAAATTTTAATATCCGAAGCCTGCACGCATCACCCGCTCGACCAAGATATAGGCAGAGTGAAAATCCCGAAAATCTTGGAGAAAAAATTGGGATTTGCGCCGAAAATCGATTTTTGCGCAGGAAAGGACTTTCCACTAGACCTGCAAAACTACTCGCTCGTAATTCATTGCGGCGGCTGTATGCTCACCCGTCGAGAAATGCTTGTGCGAATGGAGCAATGCAAACAAAAAGGCGTTGCAATAACAAATTTCGGAGTGGCGATTTCGTTTTTGCAGGGAGTTGGAGAGAGAGCGGTGAAGGTGTTTGAGAGTTAAAGCGCTTTATTCTACGCCTAATGTTTCGCGATGTGTTCCTATTGCTACCGCCAATAAAATAAGTTCTTCTTTCTGCACTCTGTAAACTAAAAGCCAATCAGGCTCTATATGGCATTCACGAAAACCTGCTTTATTACCTGTCAATTTGTGGTCAAGGTATTTTCTCGGCAACGGTTTTCCTGCCGCTAAAGTATTTAAGACAAAATTAAGTTCGTTTATGTTTTTACCACGCTTGATTGCACGAGCCATACCCTGTTTCATTTTTTTTGTGTATCTGATCCTTAACATTAACGATGATCCTTTAACATATCCGACGTAGCCTCTTCCGCCGTATCAAACGGTCCGTAAAGATTTGTGCCGTTTAGCGCGTCTCTCATCGCTTCTTCTAAAGTTTGCTCGTCTTCATCACAATCGTATATTCCAACGCATTCTGTTCCCGACAAACCGTCATTTTTATAATTGGGAACCGCCATAAACGGAAAAAGAGTATTAGTTTTGACTGCGGAATAAATATACATTTTTACTGCTGTATCTATGTCAAGCCCATAACTGCCGAACAAGTTATCCGCCGCAAATTTTACGTCGTTGTCAATATCTACCGTCATTGTCATAAAAAACCTCCTTGTAAAAGTCCTTATTTTAACCAAAAGATACTATTTGCCACAAGTTGCCGACAAAAAAACGGCGACTTTCTCAAATCGCCGTTTTTTAATCAATCCATAAAGCGCAAGTTTTATCTTCTCACGTTAATTCTTTTCCGATATTAGTAATAAATCTTATCCAAAACAGCCGCGGCTTCCTCTTCGTCTAAAAGGGTTGCTATTATTACGTATGCAAAATCAACAGATGTTCCCGCGGCTTTGCTTGTTATTATGTTTTCGTCTTGAACAACCGCATCATCCAAATATTCTGCGCCTGAAATTTCTTTTTCGACCGACGGGAAGCAGGTGAATTTGCGTTTTTTCAGAATTCCCGCTTTTGCCAAAATTTTTGGGGCGGCGCAAATTGCGCAACAAAGTTTTTCGGCGGCAAAATAATCTTTCACGGCTTGAACTACGTCGCCGCTTTCAAGCAGGTTCGTCGTTCCGGGCATTCCTCCGGGTAAAATTATCGCGTCGAAATTCTTGTGTTTGTTGAGGTCGAATACCTCGTCGCAGACAATTTCTACGTTGCGCGACGATTTAATTTGCTTTTTACCAAGCCCCGCAACCAAAACCTCTATCCCCGCGCGACGAAGCAGGTCGATAGGCGCGATTGCCTCAATTTCTTCAAACCCGTCCGCTAAAATTATAACTGCGCTTGCCATATTATTCCTTTCATTTTTTTCGTTTTTTTTCCACAAAATACTATCCGCCGTTATGCGTCCACAGAAAAAAAGTCGGCTAAATACGGTAAAAAGTCATTTTTCTTTTAATTATATATACTATATGCGTTTGCAAAATATTATTTTTCTATGATTTTTTACATTATTTTGGAGGTATCTATGCCGAAAACGGCTAAAAAAACTGATATCATTGATGCTAAACCAAAGACAGGCGTCGGTATTTGGATAAGTTTAAAACTCTTATTCACATCCTTTGTCATTATGTTAGGACTTTCGGTGGCGGTAAGCGCA
It encodes:
- a CDS encoding PDDEXK nuclease domain-containing protein; its protein translation is MSVDIYNNIRNTLVKARTKAYTAINFAMVEAYWNIGQQIEEAVGERAEYGKELLKYLSVQLISEFGKGFDERSLRRMRQFFQTFSIRDTLWPELNWSHYRLLIKIEDKSRREFYAQECAKEFWSVRQLERQINSFFYERLLATQKSGKESVRREIQTLEPKTTPDYILKDPYILEFLDLKENRDYHESELEQKLIDKLQDFMLELGKGFSFVARQKRITTEGGEHYYIDLVFYNYILKCFVVVDLKTNKLTYQDVGQIDFYVRLFDDKVKQANDNPTIGIILCASKDESIVKYSVLADNENLFASQYMLYLPTEEELKLELKRERELIELQQTTEF
- the hydF gene encoding [FeFe] hydrogenase H-cluster maturation GTPase HydF codes for the protein MQKTPKSLRLNIGLFGKTNVGKSSFLNMITGQATSIVSEIHGTTTDIVEKPMELLPIGPVLFLDTAGLDDKSDLGEKRISRTQNAIKRADIAIIITTAEYDKTDIEIAKNIAAENIPLIIVFNKSDIAEPSDKAKSEFEKLGKIIVVSSTDKSKKEQNIVAFKEKLLEIVPDEFIIPPPLLSDVVNAEKHVVLIVPIDIQAPKGRLILPQVQAIRDILDVNAVVSITQENTYKQLLQNLKTPPDLVVCDSQVVDFTAKNTPEGINLTTFSIVFARNKGDLSTFIEGAKAIAKLTSEDKILISEACTHHPLDQDIGRVKIPKILEKKLGFAPKIDFCAGKDFPLDLQNYSLVIHCGGCMLTRREMLVRMEQCKQKGVAITNFGVAISFLQGVGERAVKVFES
- a CDS encoding type II toxin-antitoxin system YafQ family toxin; this encodes MLRIRYTKKMKQGMARAIKRGKNINELNFVLNTLAAGKPLPRKYLDHKLTGNKAGFRECHIEPDWLLVYRVQKEELILLAVAIGTHRETLGVE
- a CDS encoding DJ-1/PfpI family protein; protein product: MASAVIILADGFEEIEAIAPIDLLRRAGIEVLVAGLGKKQIKSSRNVEIVCDEVFDLNKHKNFDAIILPGGMPGTTNLLESGDVVQAVKDYFAAEKLCCAICAAPKILAKAGILKKRKFTCFPSVEKEISGAEYLDDAVVQDENIITSKAAGTSVDFAYVIIATLLDEEEAAAVLDKIYY